A single region of the Mycoplasma mycoides subsp. mycoides SC str. PG1 genome encodes:
- a CDS encoding DUF3800 domain-containing protein, giving the protein MTYYLNFYLDESGNAISDFFVVGGFYLNDSDYQNIQIHESKIKSNILKTEKSIREYRNTVETDLKPYDSKKEVKWNSLSLSNKKVLSSKIRFNNQTNIAMISSLKNWDSKYGKEIKIEAIYNMMVKN; this is encoded by the coding sequence ATGACTTATTATTTAAATTTTTATTTAGATGAAAGTGGTAATGCTATTTCTGATTTTTTTGTTGTGGGTGGATTTTATTTAAATGATTCTGATTATCAAAATATTCAAATTCACGAATCTAAAATTAAATCTAATATTTTAAAAACTGAAAAATCAATTAGAGAATATAGAAATACTGTTGAAACTGATTTAAAACCTTATGATAGTAAAAAAGAAGTTAAGTGAAACAGTTTATCTTTAAGTAATAAAAAAGTCTTATCATCAAAAATTAGATTTAACAACCAAACTAATATTGCTATGATTAGTAGTTTAAAAAACTGAGATTCAAAGTATGGTAAAGAAATTAAAATAGAAGCAATTTATAATATGATGGTAAAAAATTAA
- the tilS gene encoding tRNA lysidine(34) synthetase TilS: protein MSLFNINKSKKYLIAVSGGPDSVFLLCNIVKLVDPNDLVVCHVNYNFRSDSNNDQMIVTNLCKQLNLKLEILNINKDYSLLKQNFESWARAQRYDFFNMIASKYQIYNLLVAHNLNDLIETYLLQLQRNNLVDYYGLKPVSHYKDLVVYRPLLDIKKSQILNYLNTNKISYAVDSTNSDIKYQRNKIRATLNENNFTKILDQINKANNNLNSIKKIVDNYLKNNIINNELNLTKELFLLDQTCIQRIIYTYFKLINKENLLLNRSNKTISEIVKRLVNSNKNYWKINLNDHSLIKDYNKLFVIKNSLLEPKTIIINDLNDLINQTTFKNIKEIEQIILKDKNFSYVITTDYEMYKSITTIANKKTNRYFIDRKISYKTRLLSPVVYNIKNKIILNKIKKHY from the coding sequence ATGAGCTTGTTTAATATTAATAAATCTAAAAAATACCTAATAGCAGTATCAGGTGGACCTGATAGTGTTTTTTTATTGTGTAATATTGTTAAACTAGTTGATCCAAATGATTTAGTAGTTTGTCATGTTAATTATAACTTTAGATCAGATTCAAATAATGATCAAATGATTGTTACTAATTTATGTAAACAATTGAATTTAAAACTAGAAATATTAAATATAAATAAAGACTATAGTTTATTAAAACAAAATTTTGAATCTTGAGCTAGAGCACAACGTTATGATTTTTTTAATATGATTGCATCTAAATATCAAATTTATAATCTATTAGTTGCTCATAATTTAAATGATTTAATTGAAACTTATTTATTACAATTACAAAGAAATAATTTGGTTGATTATTATGGGTTAAAACCCGTTAGTCATTATAAAGATCTTGTAGTTTATAGGCCTTTATTAGATATTAAAAAATCTCAAATTCTTAACTATTTAAACACTAATAAAATTAGCTATGCAGTTGATTCAACTAATAGTGATATTAAATATCAAAGAAATAAAATTAGAGCAACTTTAAATGAAAATAACTTTACTAAAATCTTAGATCAAATTAATAAAGCAAATAATAATTTAAACAGCATAAAAAAAATAGTTGATAACTATTTAAAAAATAACATTATTAATAACGAACTTAATTTAACAAAAGAACTTTTTTTATTAGACCAAACTTGTATTCAAAGAATAATTTATACATACTTTAAATTAATTAATAAAGAAAATCTATTATTAAACAGAAGTAATAAAACTATTAGTGAAATAGTAAAAAGACTAGTCAATTCAAATAAAAATTATTGAAAAATTAACTTAAATGATCATAGTTTAATTAAAGATTATAATAAGTTATTTGTTATTAAAAATAGTTTATTAGAACCAAAAACTATTATTATTAATGATTTAAATGATTTAATTAATCAAACAACTTTTAAAAATATTAAAGAAATTGAACAAATCATTTTAAAAGATAAAAATTTTAGTTATGTAATTACAACTGATTATGAAATGTATAAATCAATAACAACAATTGCAAATAAAAAAACTAACCGTTATTTTATAGATAGAAAAATAAGTTATAAAACTAGATTATTATCACCTGTTGTATATAATATTAAAAATAAAATTATTTTAAATAAAATTAAAAAGCATTATTAG
- a CDS encoding MurR/RpiR family transcriptional regulator: MDVTKLILRLDQLSKEHSSTTGVTSRIILDNIELITNSTISKVAQITYTSPATITRFCQRHLDISGFSELQTLLRVYLNQQEEQNRLLLQNKDKKISKFEEISKAINATDALIETNQVDKLVKAIYNTKTVALISYDNSVNHAVTELAEKMNLIGISPVIINQQDLLDYYTKISDLSWVFIVISHFAENITTYQSIVQLKKNGSRIGLISMNKPSKYSSICDYWIKYAVTDADPLQKIKHSANFSLLYVVQVLFNRILTNDHNRFEKIIKTLKIE; this comes from the coding sequence ATGGATGTTACAAAATTAATTTTAAGACTTGATCAATTATCAAAAGAACACTCTAGTACAACTGGAGTTACTAGTAGAATCATTTTAGACAACATTGAATTAATTACTAATTCAACTATTTCAAAAGTAGCTCAAATCACTTATACTTCTCCAGCTACTATTACTAGATTTTGTCAAAGACATTTAGATATTTCAGGGTTTAGTGAACTTCAAACTTTATTAAGAGTTTATTTAAATCAACAAGAAGAACAAAATAGACTTTTACTTCAAAATAAAGATAAAAAAATTTCTAAATTTGAAGAAATTAGTAAAGCTATTAACGCAACTGATGCTTTAATTGAAACAAACCAAGTTGATAAGCTAGTTAAAGCAATTTATAACACTAAAACTGTTGCTTTAATTTCTTATGATAATAGTGTAAATCACGCTGTTACTGAGCTTGCTGAAAAAATGAATCTAATTGGTATTTCACCAGTAATCATTAATCAACAAGATTTATTAGATTACTATACTAAAATTTCTGATTTATCTTGAGTATTTATTGTTATTTCTCACTTTGCAGAAAACATTACTACTTATCAATCAATTGTTCAATTAAAGAAAAATGGTTCTAGAATTGGATTAATTTCAATGAATAAACCAAGCAAATATTCTAGTATTTGTGATTATTGAATTAAATACGCAGTTACTGATGCTGATCCATTACAAAAAATCAAGCATTCTGCAAACTTTTCTTTACTATATGTTGTTCAAGTTCTGTTTAACAGAATTCTAACTAATGATCATAACCGTTTTGAAAAAATAATTAAAACTTTAAAAATTGAATAA
- a CDS encoding tRNA1(Val) (adenine(37)-N6)-methyltransferase gives MKVLNDLLGYKNRKLYQDNKMFNFTLDSVLVARFCNLNSKKKKICDFGTNNAVIPLILSKYTRAKIIGVEIQNKAVEIANENIKLNGLEDQIEIIHADIKEFSKLHNQEFDLVVCNPPFFKMDGNPKLKEISLEVANARHELLITLKDIIKSASRCLKNKGNFTIVHRSERLSEIINLFYKYNIYPKRLRLIQSKKTDNAKMILLDGIYQGNEGMELLPTLITHNDDETYTDELLKYFHD, from the coding sequence ATGAAAGTTTTAAATGATTTATTAGGATATAAAAATAGAAAATTATATCAAGATAATAAGATGTTTAATTTTACTTTAGATAGTGTATTAGTAGCTAGATTTTGTAATTTAAATAGTAAGAAAAAAAAGATTTGTGATTTTGGAACTAATAATGCTGTTATTCCTTTGATTTTATCTAAATATACAAGAGCAAAAATTATTGGAGTTGAAATTCAAAATAAAGCAGTTGAAATAGCAAATGAAAATATTAAGTTAAATGGTTTAGAAGATCAAATTGAAATCATACATGCTGATATTAAAGAATTTAGTAAATTACATAATCAAGAATTTGATTTAGTCGTATGTAATCCTCCTTTTTTTAAAATGGATGGTAATCCTAAGTTAAAAGAAATTTCTTTAGAAGTTGCTAATGCTAGACATGAATTATTAATTACTTTAAAAGATATTATTAAAAGTGCCTCTAGATGTTTAAAAAATAAAGGTAATTTTACTATAGTTCATAGAAGTGAAAGATTAAGTGAAATTATTAATTTATTTTATAAATATAATATTTATCCAAAAAGATTAAGATTAATTCAATCTAAAAAAACAGATAATGCAAAAATGATTTTATTAGATGGAATATATCAAGGAAATGAAGGAATGGAATTATTACCAACTTTAATTACACATAATGATGATGAAACTTATACTGATGAATTGTTAAAATACTTTCACGACTAG
- a CDS encoding DNA polymerase III subunit delta translates to MKKEQVISRLKKLIDNNSLFSNIILNCKDEQTSWDVIYQIIYYAFNKNVKDLDFNKLKDQIQNNTHVDILTIGNNINITNQEILDLINKMSLSATATQNIKFFIIKNAQNLKLSAANSLLKFLEEPPINTYGILLTNNYSEIINTIWSRCQLINIDNQTQLDNKLNRFEELLISKNKDEILLFNKEMKTMNKNELVKLIDDAYNRTIIYQFANLISCTLEILDDLKFLPLTNIAIDNYLIRIVEQI, encoded by the coding sequence ATGAAAAAAGAACAAGTAATTAGTAGATTAAAAAAACTAATTGATAATAATAGCTTATTTTCAAACATTATTTTAAATTGTAAGGATGAACAAACTAGTTGAGATGTTATTTATCAAATTATTTATTATGCTTTTAATAAGAATGTAAAAGATCTTGATTTTAATAAATTAAAAGATCAAATCCAAAATAACACACATGTTGATATACTAACTATTGGAAATAATATTAATATAACAAATCAAGAAATATTAGATCTAATTAATAAAATGTCTTTATCAGCAACTGCAACACAAAATATTAAGTTTTTTATAATTAAAAATGCTCAAAATCTTAAATTAAGTGCTGCTAATTCTTTATTAAAATTTTTAGAAGAACCACCTATTAATACTTATGGAATTTTACTAACTAATAATTATAGTGAAATTATTAATACTATTTGATCACGTTGTCAGTTAATTAATATAGATAATCAAACTCAATTAGATAACAAACTTAACAGATTTGAAGAATTATTAATATCTAAAAATAAAGATGAGATTTTATTATTTAATAAAGAAATGAAAACCATGAATAAAAATGAATTAGTTAAATTGATTGATGATGCATATAATAGAACTATTATTTATCAATTTGCTAATTTGATTAGTTGTACTTTAGAAATACTAGATGATTTAAAATTTTTACCACTTACAAACATAGCTATAGATAATTATTTAATTAGAATTGTAGAACAAATTTAA
- the tmk gene encoding dTMP kinase, which translates to MFITFEGMDGSGKTTTLLKVKEELERLNYQVLITREPGGEAIAEQIRQIILDNKNRDMDAWTEALLFIASRNQHLQKVIKPALEKNIIVISDRFIDSTSAYQGSARNIGVDVVNQVQQIVLKNCLPDLTLFFDVSFSEAEKRMQIRGENSKNRLDEEKSDFKQKVYQGYLELVKNNPKRIKVIDANQDIDQVYNQAIKIILEKLKENEKRTSN; encoded by the coding sequence ATGTTTATTACATTTGAAGGAATGGATGGTAGTGGAAAAACTACTACTTTATTAAAAGTAAAAGAAGAACTAGAAAGATTAAATTATCAAGTTTTAATTACAAGAGAACCTGGTGGAGAAGCTATTGCTGAACAAATTAGACAAATTATTTTAGATAATAAAAATAGAGATATGGATGCTTGAACTGAGGCTTTACTTTTTATAGCTTCAAGAAATCAACATTTACAAAAAGTAATAAAGCCAGCTTTAGAAAAAAATATTATTGTTATTTCAGATCGCTTTATTGATTCAACTAGTGCTTATCAAGGAAGTGCTAGAAATATTGGTGTTGATGTAGTTAATCAAGTTCAACAAATTGTTTTAAAAAATTGTTTACCTGATTTAACATTATTTTTTGATGTTTCTTTTAGTGAAGCTGAAAAAAGAATGCAAATAAGAGGAGAAAATTCAAAAAATAGACTAGATGAAGAAAAAAGTGACTTTAAACAAAAAGTATATCAAGGTTATTTAGAACTAGTTAAAAATAATCCAAAACGTATTAAAGTAATTGATGCTAATCAAGATATTGATCAAGTTTATAACCAAGCTATAAAAATAATTTTAGAAAAACTTAAAGAAAATGAAAAAAGAACAAGTAATTAG
- the dnaX gene encoding DNA polymerase III subunit gamma/tau: MNTNKESLYRTYRPKDFNSVAGHNNIKEILEKQIKDNRINHALLFSGQRGTGKTSVARIFAKTINCLNLTNSTACEQCNNCKLANQNQLIDIIEIDAASNNGVDEIREIKNSVSTLPLNSKYKVYIIDEVHMLTKQAFNALLKTLEEPPVYAIFILATTEFNKIPQTILSRCQIFNFTKIDKNSLKNRLQYIANQENYQIEKEVLDEIFYLSEGSLRDAINILEQLMLATDDLITIKSLKSIFLIATKQEQLQVIHQSLNNNTSFIISYFQKANDQGMNWDVFALGLIEILKEIIEYKLTNNTEFLNILEKNEVEQFNSINVNNLFILADNLAEAYFKTKAANISFNYLLLSLLKTINSNNNNLQAVSKTINTKQIEQNQEILKPNDITPKILDKPIIDEPVIQQPIIDDLLLTKDLDDQTLIKNTIENDKPLDSTNLDDQINEFDFYNQKEQAIDEICKTLSELKIKFNIHISQAIDSKVKMLFNEDLISILIETKNYKNQIHNIEQLLEDLFLQNDDQLVNAQIASELFMLLDSKIISLTNDVIVLKTQTKAQANLINDSMLDNHVLQQIYNWFKKPYLIFAIDKMKWDEIKTIFIDLKNKNKLSEYSEINLKQLKEKYLTINDEIDQDLINKAKDLFNDDFMIGD, encoded by the coding sequence ATGAATACAAATAAAGAATCTTTATATAGAACATATAGACCAAAAGATTTTAATAGTGTTGCTGGTCATAATAACATAAAAGAAATACTAGAAAAACAAATTAAAGATAATAGAATAAATCATGCTTTATTGTTTTCTGGTCAAAGAGGAACTGGAAAAACAAGTGTTGCTAGAATTTTTGCAAAAACTATTAATTGTTTAAATTTAACAAACTCAACAGCTTGTGAACAATGCAATAATTGTAAATTAGCAAATCAAAATCAGTTAATAGATATTATTGAAATTGATGCTGCTTCAAATAATGGTGTTGATGAAATTAGAGAAATTAAAAATTCTGTTTCAACTCTACCATTAAATAGTAAATATAAAGTTTATATTATTGATGAAGTTCACATGTTAACAAAACAAGCTTTTAATGCTTTATTAAAAACTTTAGAAGAACCTCCAGTTTATGCAATTTTTATTTTAGCAACTACAGAATTTAATAAAATCCCTCAAACTATTCTATCAAGATGTCAAATTTTTAACTTTACAAAAATTGATAAAAATTCTTTAAAAAACCGCTTGCAATATATAGCAAATCAAGAAAATTATCAAATTGAAAAAGAAGTTTTAGATGAAATATTTTATCTTTCAGAAGGTTCTTTAAGAGATGCTATTAATATTTTAGAGCAATTAATGTTAGCTACAGATGATCTAATTACTATAAAAAGTTTAAAATCAATTTTTTTAATTGCAACAAAGCAAGAACAATTACAAGTAATTCATCAATCATTAAATAATAACACTAGTTTTATAATTTCTTATTTTCAAAAAGCAAATGATCAGGGAATGAATTGAGATGTTTTTGCTTTAGGTTTAATTGAGATTTTAAAAGAAATTATTGAATATAAACTAACTAATAACACTGAATTTTTAAATATTTTAGAAAAAAATGAAGTTGAACAATTTAATAGTATAAATGTTAATAATCTTTTTATACTAGCTGATAATCTAGCTGAAGCTTATTTTAAAACAAAAGCCGCTAACATTAGTTTTAATTATTTATTATTAAGTTTATTAAAAACAATTAATTCAAATAATAACAACTTACAAGCAGTATCAAAAACTATAAACACAAAACAAATTGAACAAAATCAAGAAATTTTAAAACCAAATGATATAACACCTAAAATTTTAGATAAACCTATAATTGATGAACCTGTTATACAACAACCTATAATTGATGATTTGTTATTAACAAAAGATCTTGATGATCAAACCTTAATTAAGAACACTATTGAAAATGACAAACCACTAGATAGTACTAATTTAGATGATCAAATTAATGAGTTTGATTTTTATAATCAAAAAGAACAAGCAATAGATGAGATTTGTAAAACTCTTAGTGAATTAAAAATAAAATTTAATATTCATATTTCTCAAGCCATAGATAGTAAAGTAAAAATGCTTTTTAATGAAGATTTAATTAGTATTTTAATAGAAACTAAAAACTATAAAAATCAAATCCATAATATTGAACAATTACTTGAAGACTTATTTTTACAAAATGATGATCAATTAGTAAATGCTCAAATAGCTTCTGAATTATTTATGTTATTAGATAGTAAGATCATTTCTTTAACTAATGATGTAATTGTTTTAAAAACTCAAACAAAAGCCCAAGCTAATTTAATTAATGATTCAATGTTAGATAATCATGTTTTACAACAAATTTATAATTGATTTAAAAAGCCATATTTAATTTTTGCTATTGATAAAATGAAGTGAGATGAAATTAAAACTATTTTTATTGATTTAAAAAACAAAAATAAATTATCTGAATATAGTGAAATTAATTTAAAACAATTAAAAGAAAAATATTTGACTATTAATGATGAAATTGATCAAGATTTAATTAATAAAGCTAAAGATCTATTTAATGATGATTTTATGATAGGTGATTAA
- a CDS encoding nucleoside deaminase, with product MDDFNNILDLMIYQSKKAIKHNDIPVCCCIIDDNNNILSMSINTRYKNKDISQHAEINAINKLINKLNTFNLSEYKLITTLEPCMMCYSAIKQVKIDTIYYLVDSYKFGIQNNYSINDQNLNLIQIKNHNKQSEYIKLLNDFFINKR from the coding sequence ATGGATGATTTTAATAACATATTAGATCTAATGATCTATCAATCTAAAAAAGCAATTAAACATAATGATATACCAGTTTGTTGTTGTATTATTGATGACAATAACAATATTTTAAGTATGTCTATTAATACAAGATACAAAAATAAAGATATTTCTCAGCATGCTGAAATTAATGCTATTAACAAACTAATTAACAAACTAAATACTTTTAATTTATCTGAATATAAACTAATTACAACTTTAGAGCCTTGTATGATGTGTTATTCAGCAATCAAACAAGTAAAAATTGATACTATTTATTATTTAGTTGATAGTTATAAATTTGGTATTCAAAACAACTATAGTATTAATGATCAAAACCTTAATTTAATTCAAATAAAAAACCACAATAAACAATCAGAATACATTAAATTATTAAATGATTTTTTTATTAACAAAAGATAA
- a CDS encoding GMP reductase, producing the protein MKIFDYDDVQLIPEMCIVNSRKECETTATLGKHTFKLPVVPANMATIINEELAEKLARNDYFYIMHRFNVDQLKFIKNMKDKNLITSISLGVKPDEYKLVDQMVQQNLIPDYITIDIAHGHALSVKNMISYIREKMKDQVFIIAGNVTTPKAVRDLELWGADATKIEIGPGKVCITKLKTGFGTGGWQLSALKYCAKTASKPIIADGGLRVHGDIAKSIRMGASFCMIVSLFAAHLESPGKEVEINNCIYKEYYGSASEYNKSEKRYVEGKKELIKIRGSIFDTLKEMTEDLQSSISYAGGKDLQAIKRVDYVLLGDYKD; encoded by the coding sequence ATGAAGATATTTGATTATGATGATGTGCAACTTATTCCTGAAATGTGTATTGTTAATTCAAGAAAAGAATGTGAAACTACTGCAACTTTAGGAAAGCACACTTTTAAATTACCTGTTGTGCCCGCAAATATGGCAACAATAATTAATGAAGAATTAGCTGAAAAATTAGCAAGGAACGATTATTTTTATATAATGCATAGATTTAATGTTGATCAATTAAAATTCATTAAAAACATGAAAGATAAAAACTTGATAACTTCAATTTCTTTAGGTGTTAAACCTGATGAATATAAATTAGTAGATCAAATGGTTCAACAAAATTTAATTCCAGACTATATAACAATTGATATAGCTCATGGTCATGCTTTAAGTGTTAAAAATATGATTAGTTATATTAGAGAAAAAATGAAAGATCAAGTTTTTATTATTGCTGGAAATGTAACAACACCAAAAGCAGTTAGAGATTTAGAATTATGAGGAGCTGATGCTACTAAGATTGAAATTGGTCCTGGAAAAGTATGTATTACTAAATTAAAAACAGGATTTGGAACTGGAGGATGGCAACTATCTGCACTTAAATATTGTGCAAAAACTGCATCAAAACCAATTATTGCTGATGGTGGATTAAGAGTTCATGGAGATATTGCAAAATCTATTAGAATGGGTGCTAGTTTTTGTATGATTGTAAGTTTATTTGCTGCACATTTAGAATCACCTGGAAAAGAAGTTGAAATCAATAATTGTATTTATAAAGAGTATTATGGATCAGCTAGTGAATATAATAAAAGTGAAAAACGTTATGTTGAAGGTAAAAAAGAATTAATTAAAATTAGAGGAAGTATTTTTGATACTTTAAAAGAAATGACTGAAGACTTGCAATCATCAATTTCATATGCTGGTGGAAAAGACTTACAAGCAATAAAACGTGTTGATTATGTTTTATTAGGTGATTATAAAGATTAA
- a CDS encoding peroxiredoxin, protein MKNYQLKDHKNNLVELNSLVGSKGLVLFFYPKAKTSLCTLEVIEYQKHLDEFKQLGFNVVGVSQDEPNKNDEFCCEQNLSFLLLSDLNKDLVNEFNLTSETIVLDDEPFVKYERSTFVLDNQLNLLKEFRNVDHIEHVSDLLEYLKKND, encoded by the coding sequence ATGAAAAATTATCAACTAAAAGATCATAAAAATAACTTAGTAGAATTAAACAGCTTGGTAGGATCTAAAGGTTTAGTGCTATTTTTTTATCCTAAAGCTAAAACCTCTTTGTGCACTTTAGAGGTTATAGAATATCAAAAACATTTAGATGAATTTAAGCAATTAGGATTTAATGTAGTTGGAGTTAGTCAAGATGAACCTAATAAAAATGATGAATTTTGTTGTGAACAAAATTTAAGCTTTTTATTACTTTCTGATTTAAACAAAGATTTAGTAAATGAATTTAACTTAACAAGTGAAACAATTGTTTTAGATGATGAACCATTTGTTAAATATGAACGTTCAACATTTGTTTTAGATAACCAATTAAATTTATTAAAAGAATTTAGAAATGTTGATCATATTGAACATGTTAGTGATCTTTTAGAGTACTTAAAAAAGAATGACTAA